One part of the Glycine max cultivar Williams 82 chromosome 14, Glycine_max_v4.0, whole genome shotgun sequence genome encodes these proteins:
- the LOC121173442 gene encoding secreted RxLR effector protein 161-like — translation MKNIPYASIVGTLMYVQVCTRPNIAFAVGMLGRYHSNPGIDHWRTAKKVVRYLQGTKVCMLMYRQTDNLYVIGYLDSDFDGCVNSRKSTSGYIFMMVGGDIFWRSVKQTLIATSTMEAKFFSCFKATSHGVWLKSFIFALKIVDTISRPLRIFCDNSANLYG, via the coding sequence ATGAAAAACATTCCTTATGCTTCAATTGTTGGAACCCTCATGTATGTTCAAGTATGCACAAGGCCTAACATTGCTTTTGCagttggaatgttaggaagatatcatagtaatccaggtattgaccatTGGAGAACTGCAAAGAAAGTAGTGAGGTACCTTCAAGGGACCAAGGTTTGcatgcttatgtatagacaaacaGACAATCTATATGTGATTGGTTATTTAGACTCAGACTTTGATGGTTGTGTTAATTCTCGCAAATCAACATCtgggtacattttcatgatggTTGGTGGAGATATTTTCTGGAGGAGTGTTAAGCAGACTTTGATtgctacttctaccatggaagctAAGTTTTTCTCTTGCTTTAAGGCtacatcacatggtgtatgGCTTAAGAGTTTCATTTTTGCGCTAAAGATAGttgatactatttcaaggcCTTTAAGAATTTTCTGCGATAACTCAGCTAATCTTTATGGCtaa